The Kiritimatiellia bacterium genomic sequence AAAGTGGTACAGGGAGCGGCTAGCGAAGGCGAGCTGCGCGAACTCTGGCGAATGGCCGCCGCCGGCGACCACTAACGAATTGTCGTTGCCCTCGCGCGAGAAGCTGCGCTATCAAATCCCATCCGGTCGCGACTGGCGGATCCGCCGTGACGGTCGGAGCGGAGAGCGCATGACATGAAAGACGTGCCCGTATCGCAAACCCGAAACATCGTCTTTGTCGGCCACACTGGAAGCGGGAAAACCACTCTCATCGACGCCCTGTTGTTCAAACTAGGGGCGTCGGATCGGCTCGGTTCACCCGCCGCGGGCACAAGCGCGGCCGATTGGAGCGATGAAGAGAAGGAACGGAAAATCACCGTGTGGGCAAAACCCTTTTCCGTCCGATATCAGGCAAAAGATGGGAAGCCCGTTCATTTCGTTTTCATCGACACCCCCGGCTACGCAGATTTTGTCGGTCAGCAAATTGCCGCCCTGGCTGCGGCGGACGCTGCCTTGCTCGTGATTGACGCCGCCTCCGGAATTCAGGTGGGCACCACTCGCGCTTGGCGCCGTCTTGAAGCTCTCGGCATGCCCCGCGGCATCGTCATCACCGGACTTGACAAGGAAAACGTGGATTTCAAAACCACGCTCTCCCGCATCCAAGATCTGTGGGGTCGCAAATGTGTACCGATTGAGCTGCCCACAGGAGATCGCCACCAAATTGTCGACATCATTGAGGGACAGATCCCCTCCGAATTGAAAGACGACGCCGAACAAGCCATGAGTGTCCTCGAAGAGGACGCGGCGGAAGAGGACGACGCGCTGCTTGAAAAATACCTCGGCGGCGAGCATCTTTCCCACGATGAACTGGTCGGCGGACTCCGGGTCGCGATCCGTCGCGGCCACTTGGTTCCGGTATTTGAGGCGGAGCCGCTGCAAGGCATCGGCATCAGTGAATTGCTGGAGGAGTTGTACCACCTCTTCCCGTCGCCGCTGGAAATCGAACGAAAGGACGCCGAGGGCCGCGGCATTGATCCGTCACCGGAGGCGCCACTTGCCGCACAGGTGTGGCGGACCGTGAACGATCCGTATGTGGGCCAGATGTCCTTTCTGCGAATCTTTGGCGGGACGCTCAAATCCGACTCCGAACTCTTCAACGTCAACAAGGGTCAGAAAGAGCGAATTGGCTTCGTCCATGTCGTCAACGGCAAAAAGGACGTCTCCGTGACGGAGGCCCATGCCGGAGACATCGTCGCGCTGCCCAAGCTGAAGGTGACGCAAACGGGTGACACCCTGACCTCGCCCGGTCAGGTCTTTCGACTTCCCTCCATCGAGTTTCCCCAACCGGTGATGTCCGTGGCCGTGGTTCCCAAGACTTCCGGCGATGACGACAAAATTGGCATCGGACTTCAGCGGATCGCGGAGGAAGACCCGACGCTGAAGGTCGAGCGGAACATGGAAACGAAGGAACTGATCCTGGCCGGGATGGGAGACATCCACCTCGACATCGCTGTGAGTCGGATGAAAAAGCGCAGCAATGTCGACGTGACGCTTTCGACGCCCAAGGTCGCCTATCGCGAAACGATTACCGCTCGGGCGGAAGGGCATTACAAACATAAGAAGCAGACCGGCGGCCGCGGTCAGTACGGCGAGGTGTACATCCGACTTGAGCCCATGGCCCCGGGCGAGACGGAGTGGTTTGTCGATGCT encodes the following:
- the fusA gene encoding elongation factor G, producing the protein MKDVPVSQTRNIVFVGHTGSGKTTLIDALLFKLGASDRLGSPAAGTSAADWSDEEKERKITVWAKPFSVRYQAKDGKPVHFVFIDTPGYADFVGQQIAALAAADAALLVIDAASGIQVGTTRAWRRLEALGMPRGIVITGLDKENVDFKTTLSRIQDLWGRKCVPIELPTGDRHQIVDIIEGQIPSELKDDAEQAMSVLEEDAAEEDDALLEKYLGGEHLSHDELVGGLRVAIRRGHLVPVFEAEPLQGIGISELLEELYHLFPSPLEIERKDAEGRGIDPSPEAPLAAQVWRTVNDPYVGQMSFLRIFGGTLKSDSELFNVNKGQKERIGFVHVVNGKKDVSVTEAHAGDIVALPKLKVTQTGDTLTSPGQVFRLPSIEFPQPVMSVAVVPKTSGDDDKIGIGLQRIAEEDPTLKVERNMETKELILAGMGDIHLDIAVSRMKKRSNVDVTLSTPKVAYRETITARAEGHYKHKKQTGGRGQYGEVYIRLEPMAPGETEWFVDALVGTNVPRNFLPAIQKGLLEGMSRGVLAGAPVVNTKITIYDGSHHEVDSSEISFKIAAARAFTDGMLKAKPVLLEPIMNVKITVPDRYMGDVTGDLNHKRGRILNVSAEGGFQIIEAEIPQAEMFRYSAELRSLTRGEGSFEASFARYDVVPTHIAQKVIAEAQKNKQAEAEE